The following proteins are encoded in a genomic region of Iodidimonas sp. SYSU 1G8:
- the rplI gene encoding 50S ribosomal protein L9 encodes MQVVLLERVEKLGQMGDVVSVKDGFARNFLLPKKKALRATAQNLESFKARRAQLEATNLERRKDAEAVAEKMEGARVIIIRQAGESDHLYGSVSPRDISEALKEAGYTVERSQVDLDRPIKTIGRFDIRVFLHPEVAINVVVSVARSEAEANNQNAPAEAEDDEDVFENEELAREAAEGISEEDEA; translated from the coding sequence ATGCAAGTCGTATTGCTTGAGCGGGTCGAGAAACTCGGCCAGATGGGTGACGTCGTCTCCGTGAAGGATGGCTTCGCCCGCAACTTCCTGCTCCCGAAGAAGAAGGCGCTGCGCGCCACCGCGCAGAACCTGGAATCCTTCAAGGCTCGCCGCGCCCAGCTGGAAGCGACGAACCTGGAGCGCCGCAAGGACGCCGAAGCCGTCGCCGAGAAGATGGAAGGCGCCCGGGTCATCATCATCCGTCAGGCCGGCGAGAGCGACCACCTCTATGGCTCGGTCAGCCCGCGCGATATCTCGGAAGCGCTGAAGGAAGCCGGTTACACGGTCGAGCGCAGCCAGGTCGATCTCGATCGTCCGATCAAGACCATCGGCCGTTTCGACATCCGCGTGTTCCTGCACCCGGAAGTCGCGATCAACGTCGTCGTCTCGGTCGCGCGTTCGGAAGCCGAAGCGAACAACCAGAACGCCCCGGCCGAAGCCGAGGACGACGAGGACGTGTTCGAGAACGAGGAACTGGCCCGCGAGGCCGCCGAGGGTATCTCGGAAGAAGACGAAGCCTGA